In a single window of the Methylorubrum extorquens genome:
- a CDS encoding transcriptional repressor TraM, with the protein MHRSHDRETLEARTIEAQRLYIKALVELERVQDGIDEGSLIVTHGDLIQAECLLAERRFALVDLLSALGYTPKGFTAKLPRRSGKGGHRLDATSDPDIAALRLCYLAWQGNSVSVDTGRSIRSMLNLGRVLILLGALSEEDMAAEEPSGEAIPN; encoded by the coding sequence ATGCACCGCTCGCACGATCGCGAAACCCTGGAAGCGCGGACGATCGAGGCCCAGCGCCTCTACATCAAGGCCCTCGTCGAGCTTGAACGGGTGCAGGACGGGATCGATGAAGGGTCGCTGATCGTCACCCATGGCGACCTGATCCAGGCCGAATGCCTGCTCGCCGAGCGTCGTTTCGCGCTCGTGGATCTGCTGAGCGCGCTCGGCTACACGCCGAAAGGCTTCACCGCCAAGCTGCCGCGCAGGTCGGGCAAGGGCGGCCACCGGCTGGACGCGACGTCCGATCCGGACATCGCCGCTCTGCGCCTCTGCTACCTCGCATGGCAGGGCAATTCCGTCTCGGTGGACACCGGACGGTCGATCCGCTCGATGCTCAACCTCGGCAGGGTCCTGATCCTGCTCGGAGCCCTTTCCGAAGAGGACATGGCGGCGGAGGAGCCGAGCGGAGAGGCCATCCCCAACTGA